DNA sequence from the Oncorhynchus clarkii lewisi isolate Uvic-CL-2024 chromosome 9, UVic_Ocla_1.0, whole genome shotgun sequence genome:
CAAGAGCAGGCGAGGCAGCGCTCACTCTCCACCTCTGGTGAATCACTCTACATTGTGCTTGGCATTGACAAGCTAGCCACTCCCGACGATATCAAGAAATCCTACAGGTCAGTCAGAGAGGCGCAGCCACTTACTGTAGCAGTTATACTAATACTCATCAATAAAAATATAGACACATTATTTTCTAGAGTTGTGCCACATATAAATATAGTCTTATGTTTTGTTAATTGGTACTATCTGATTATCACTCTTATGTGTTCTTAGAAAACTTGCATTGAAATTCCACCCTGATAAGAACCCAGATAACCCGGAAGCTTCTGACAAGTTTAAGGAGATCAACAATGCCCATGCCATTCTGAACGACCCCACCAAGCGGAACATCTATGACAAGTACGGCTCCCTGGGACTGTACGTGGCTGAGCAGTTTGGCGAGGAGAATGTGAACACCTACTTTGTCCTGTCCAGCTGGTGGGCTAAGGTGAGACTGCGAGGTGCcatagggaggtgggggggggggtcgacaTGTAGAATTGACTTTGTGTTAAAGATTAAATGGCATATTTTATAACACAAACcctgtaaaaacaaaacaaagcctCTCTAACACTGTTTTCCTTGATTGTTATTGTTTTATCTTCTTACCACACTCTCTTGATCACtcttacacctctctctctcacacacacacacacacacacacacacacacacacacacacactgccttgtTTTCTCTCTGCAGGCCTTGTTTGTGTTCTGTGGCCTGGCCACTGGCTGCTACTTCTGTTgttgcctgtgttgctgctgtaACTGCTGCTGTGGGAAGTGTAAACCGCGGCCTCCAGAGGGCCAGGAGCCTGACTTCTATGTGTCCCCTGAGGACCTGGAGGCCCAGATGCAGTCTGATGAGAGAGGTGAGATCGACTGCTTATTGTGTAAGAAACATGTTTCTGCATGAACACAAATCATTTCATCACTGACCATTGACTTGTTTCAATTGCATGGTAATTTACTATGGAGTACCATCATTACTGACCATGTAtatcttactgtgtgtgtgtgtgtgtgtgtcgctctctctctctctctgacagaggcTGGTGGTGAAGCAATCTTGGTGCAGCCATCAGCGACAGAGACCACCCAGTTGACGTCAGATGGTCACCATTCTACCTATCAGACCGACATGGGCTTCAACTAAACCCCACCCCTGGCCTGTGGCCCTGCCTGCTACCCTGCTCCACCTTAAAAGGATGAACGAGAAGGGCAATCTGTTTAAACTTCACTAAGAGAGCCAAGTcctggagaggagatggaggagtgaGCGTGGCCCACATACAGAACTCTTTAAGATACACCTCCCCTTTCCACCCGCTCCAGAGTGGTCCACTCCCGCCTCAATGtaggaagaaagagaaagaaaacattTGCTTCCCTTCCGTTTGTTCTTTCATATACTTTGGCCTTTGACCTCACAAACCTCCAACCCCACAGTCCCCTATCCATATTTCATGTCATTGTGTAGCATGCACTGTTTtgagataaataaataattgtcttCATTTTAAAAAAATTCATACTGTTGGTGCACATGTGAGTGTGATTCATTTGGGGCACAGTTTActttatgtttttgttcacagATAAGAGAGGTTAGGTTCAGGGAGGTTGTGGATAGTGAGGTGTTTCTGTTCATTGTCTTTGCTGCATGACGTCATCATTAAACATTCAAAATAGAGCTAGACAATTCTCAGTTTAAAATTGCCATCAGCTGATGCCAGTTATAAACACAGCTCCTTTTCTTTAGGCACTTAAACCCATAGATTTGGACTCCTGTTTACCTATGTTTGTGCCCTTCCCATTGCATTGTGGTTATATTGTGCTGAGATCTGTGCATGTAGAAGGGTGGAAAGGGAAGGCAGGGCACACAAGCTGCATTTTATGACAGCAATATCATGAAATACTGGTGGTGACATTGCTTTCTTAACATTTAGTGGGTCTTGAATTTAATTGGCTTGGTTTGGTCTGCTCTTGTGTGAAGGAAGCATTGCTTTGTCCTGCCCCTAAAATCCGAATTGAATGCTTGTAATCTTGCCCCTGACTTCCCTGCATCGAAGAACTGACTAACACCAGAAGATAAATATCATACATAGGTTTGTTAACATATGTAGTCATGTATATTTGGTTTAGTTTTACTTGCCACTGTGCCACCCACAGTTCCGTTGGGATGTTACCCAGACATCTCTGAGCAACACTTCTCTGCACATTTGAGTGGTTGTTCTCAATATCCAGTTATTTTATGTTTTACCTGTGCTTAATTTTCTTGTGGTTCCGAGTGTTACCCCACACTGTCTAACCCAAGGACCATGACCTGATCCAATTAGAGGGGGACATATTTTCATTCCAAGCACTGTTAATTTATGTTTAGATGTGATCAAAAAGACTACTGTATGGGTGTAGGGAAAAGTTGGGAGCATTTGAAGAATATTATCATCTTGTTTTTTATAATTCTGTTGAAGGGAATTCAGAAGTGTTGTAATTGTCCAAtgctttgttattttttttttaccatcattGAATTTTGAGTGTCGATATTGGTACTTTCTTAGGTCATAAGTAATTTCATCAGTGGGCTAGCACTACCACAGGCAGCTCTTATCCTATAACCAGAATAGATTTATGtttttaatataaatatatacaactAAATATATGTAAAGTGTAACTAATGCATAACCTGCCATTATCTTCATTTGTTTGTTTCATTAATGCCAATTATGTTTCAATGGTTTACAATGGATGTCTGAGCTCCTCTCATCTGCCCTCTGCTTTTGATGGTATGGTTGGTTGACATGTGTGGTCCTTTTACAGTGTTTGCTGTGCCCTCCTCAGAAACCGCCCCATAGATCTACCTGTTATCGCTTCTTCATTGAGATGTTGGAAAATGCTAATTGTTAAATGAGTTGAATGCAATGTGAGTTCAAAAAACTACTGGACCAATGATCAGGAAATGGTTCCATAAAAATGTATCGATACAGATGACATAGTATATAGTATAATGATATAGTAATTTTATgaactttattttatttaagttAACTTATTTTGTCATGTTTTGATGATGAACGGCTATAGTTATAAATGGTATGTTTTATTTTGATGTGGCCATTAAATTTTGCAACGCATGGTTTAATGGTTAAGGTCTGTTGTACATACACTTAAATATTACGTATAAATCTGGACCTTTATGTTGTAgcatggtaatgtgtgtgtgaaagaaaaCAAAGTGGGTCATTGATCTGCTGttgttaaataaatgttcctGAACATTTACTGTTGTTTTCTTTATCATTTCAGTTCTCATGTTTCTACAGTATGCTACAAATATATGGTTCTCGTAGGCTTACCGGGACCTTCAAATAAGCAAACACTTGAATATGAAAGGCGGCTTGGTGCATTAATATTGCCAGTAGATGGAGACAGAGCCCGTGCTGTGGAATCCTCTGTTTCGCGCCCTCGCTCATTTTACCACCTGATGGATATTTTCCCAAAGATCCAGCAATCTGCACAGGTGCCCAAATCGAGTTTCCCGCATTAGCAGCAACGTTCTTACAACATTAATTGGGAAAGTAATttatactgtaaaatagcatCGATTATCAATGTGGCGCATCTTCTGTATACAAATACCTATTATTTGTTTACCTAACCAGAGCTCATTCCCCATTATCACACACGTGCGGAAGAGTAACTCTCATTCTCATAATTACAGATTGCTTTTTCCTCTTGAATAAACAACATTACATTTCCAATAAGACTACATTATAGTGTTTTCTTCGCTTTTCTGTAAATGGCTTAGGCATGTAAACCATTGCGTGAGGCTGAATTTGAGCATAGAGAAGCATTTGAGAGATCTAGTATCGACGAGTAGGGATTGGACTCCATTTAGCAAGAGCAACGTTAGCTTGAACACGGAAAATACGTACCAGGTGAAACTGAGTTTTTCAAAAGTCTGCTGATCATGAATAGGCAAGGTAAGTCGGTTGCATTTAATTTACTACGTCTAGATTGTTCAATTGTTTAATTACCAACTGACATCCTACACTGAATCACGCGGGTAGATACAATACGTTATATTAGACTACCTAGCCTCTACTGCTATGCGTGATTGGCCACACGCAATGTTATTGTTAGATCTACAGGTAGCCATATAATTCATTACCATGGACAGCACACTGGGCGAAAATGAGTACAACATACTGGGTCAACACAGTGGCCGGCCTACATGATGTAGCTACACATTTGTTCAGGACATTTTCAGCCTGTCCTTCTAACGTGGCGTTCATGACTAGACTACATACGTTTATGATTTACTTCATGAAGATTAACTGTATGTTTGAATGGCCAGTAGCTACTGTAATTAATGTCAACAACTGATCGAAAATGCATGCCCAAGCATCTATGGTTTGCATTTCAGACAGTAACATCTATACTCCTTTAAAAGGTTGCAGTGGGGAGAATGTTTCACCAAGGAACATTTCCATTGGAATATCAAGAAATGGTCTGACTAACGGTCTAtcagaggaggatgaggatgatttAAAGATGGAGCTAGCAAAGGTACTATTCCCTCTGTGTCTGTCCAGCGTTGCCATTTTGTCCCATTCTTCATGTTGTCAAACATTGTCATACTCATGTTTGATCAATGTGTCTCTTAGGATAATACTTTGTAAAGATTTAATTTAGCATCGTACCCAAATGAATGGAAAAAGACAAGTCATAGAATAATTTCCAATCCAATTATTATTACTACCTCTGGTTCCTTGAAGGTAAACTTTTCTGTCATTTTGTTCTGCTCAGACAGAGGATGAGATGCAGACATTGCGGCAGGTGCTCTTGGCCAAAGAGAAATATGCGGTGGACATCAAGAGGCAGCTGGGTATGGGCCCCTTCAGTGAGATTAAACACAACATGTCCAAAGGCTGGCATGAAGTCCAGACCTCCAACATGTAAGTACTTACTGTGAGATGCCATCATTATATCACGCTGCTTCAACCACCtatacaccatcaccaccaccagaaAAATGTCTTAAAATAACCTGAGGTATTTGAAAGAGCTTCACAATAATACATCAGATATAGCATCAGAATAGTATCAGAATTGAAGGCATTCCAAAACTGTGAATAGATTTCAAACTAATGAAGAGCCAAATGAACCAGGGAGGTTTTGACTCTGACCTAATGTGAGTAAAAGTTGGGCAAAGGTCAAACAACAACCATGCCTGCCAAAGAAGCTATTGTAGCTATTATTATTTCTGGCAGAATGTTGTGGAAAAGCATGCAACGTCAGCACCCTGTTTTAGCCTGGCGTGATAGTTGATGGGTACTCCTGAAAGGCACACTCATGTTTGGTACTTAGTGTTCTCCAAGATGGGGTTTTCCAAAAGTGTTGTTGTTCTCACATGTCAACTAACAAGTAATATGTGGGGACAGCTGATGGGATTTTGAGGTCAACTAGGATCAGATGCCTGTTAATAGCCTGTCTAATAGCCTGTCTTAACACTGGCAGTAGCATTAACACAACAGGCTATGGCTGGCCTGGCCAGGGAGGAAGCACTTCAGTTGGTGAAAACAGAGGGGGTGGGAGTATCTGGCTATATGCACTAGGATGGGGGTGAAGATGATGTacgaaaaatgtatgcactcactactgtaagtcactccggataagagcgtctgctaaataactcaaaCGTAAATGTCCATCCATGCTCACTACATTTGTcctactgctgctgttgctgcacgGAGCTCGTCACTGTGACGTTGTCTCAGAGATTTTCCTTTTTGTTGTTCCAATTCTAAATCTACTTTAAGGAATGGGAGGAGACACAAAAGTGGAACGTGAGGATGTGGTCGATATACAAATATGAATAGAATACCACTTATTGGGTAATTGAACACAGTACCTCCGTGACACAGAGATTGTAAATTGCCCTTTTCAACAATAAAAAAAACTCCTGGCACTTCATATAGtcaacactctctccctctctgtgtctctaggtATAGGATGACCCATGACACTATTTCTCATGCAGGACAGATCAGCACTGCTGCCATGTCCACAATGGGTGTGGCCATCACAAGGAGACTGGGAGAAATGAGGTACCCTCAGCCTTCCCTTTACTCTTTTATTATCCTCCCATACATCCTCCCATTCTTTCCATCTTCCTTTACCACCTCTAAAATTAATCTGTCCACTATTGAGGCCACCTTTCATATTCGTCATCTCTTTTCTTAATCCGTTAAATTATCCATCCATCTTTTTAATCCAGCTAAATACTGTATATTCAGCTATTTTCATGCAGTTCATCTTCACAGGACACATTTTTTGAGGACAAAGATTTCTTCATGCGGACTTGTTTATGAATGCCAGGGAGAAAACAACAGCCTTAATCCAATCAGATCAGGCTGTTTTAGTTGGCAACAATATCTGtttatttactgtacttttcCTACAAAGCCTTTAAATGGAGCCTGTGTAAAGGGTAGCTACCGATGTGATGCATTTTTGCTTTCCATTAATGGCaagcacacacaaacccacagacacacacacacacacatacactgcacTGCCAATTTACACCTCCATGTGGCCTCTTGATTACTGTATCtgacccatctctccatccccatctctttCCTGTGACGCTGCACACTTACCGGATAGAGCACTGCCTTTGCCAAGCCCACCTCGGTAAGGATAGTAGGAGTGCCTTGGCCTCCAGCCTGCTGCACCAGATTGTCTCACCTCTGAAGCTTTGTGATGATAAAACATCTTGATTTCAATGTGATGTATTCTCAGACTGTTGCATTAGCTTTAGCCTCGGGGTCCAGGCTCCTCGGCCCTGCAATACTATATTACCTTAGACCTGAGTGAACTACATAAACTAACTAACTAGTTAACTATAACTAACTACTGGGTGAAGTGTTGCATTCGTTTAGACCTGAGTGAACTGCTGATAGATGCATGTTAATGTTGCTGACCTTTCACCCTTCACCTAATTAAGCTGCTACTGATATTATCTATTGTTCTTGCTCACATGCTATTGTAGGCTTGCCCTAATACATGCTGTAGACCTGCCCTACTACATGCTGTACTGCTGTAGGCCTACCCTACTATACGTTGTACTGCTGTAGGCCTGCCCTACTACATGCTGTACTGCTGTAGGTCTGCCCCACTACATGCTGTACTGCTGTAGGTCTGCCCCACTACATGCTGTACTGCTGTAGGCCTGCCCTACTACATGCTGTACTGCTGTAGACCTGCcctactacatactgtactgctgtaggCCTGCcctactacatactgtactgctgtaggCCTACCCTACTATACGTTGTACTGCTGTAGGCCTGCcctactacatactgtactgctgtaggCCTACCCTACTACACGTTGTACTGCTGTAGACCTGCCCTACTACACGTTGTACTGCTGTAGGCCTACCCTACTACATGCTGTACTGGTGTAGACCTGCCCTACTACACGCTGTACTGCTGTAGGCCTACCCTACTACACGTTGTACTGCTGTAGGCCTACCCTACTACACACTGTACTGCTGTAGACCTGCCCTACTACACGTTGTACTGCTGTAGGCCTGCCCTACTACATGCTGTACTGGTGTAGACCTGCCCTACTACATGCTGTACTTCTGTAGGCCTACCCTACTACACATTGTACTGCTGTAGGCCTGCCCTACTACATGCTGTACTGCTCTTACtcatctctctttgtctctctttctgctctctgaaACACCAGCCCCTCCTTGGGCCACTCCATCAGTGTGCCTGCTATGAGGATGAGGTAAGACACTGGACCCGCCTGTTTCACTCTCTGACATCCCTGATATTCTGCCCTACTACTACTTCCTGCAGTACCTCCATAGGCGGTGAATGACATTTGAATTATATTAACCTCATCCCCAGGCTAATTGCGAACAGCGCTTGGGGAGGAAGACTCTGGTGAACGAGATTATAATTACATTAATGCTGCAAGTAAAAAAAGTTACATTTAGTTTGATTTATCTTTCAGTGAATCGTTTAACCTGAAATGGTTCTGTACCTCAAAGGGATTTAAATTGTTTTAGAGATCATTTATCTTTCTGCCTTAGACATTCCAATACATTCAAGTCCTTTGAAGACATGGTGGGAAGCGTGAAGGTTAGTGTCTGTGTTCTCTCACaatcacaaacaaacacaaagatCAGAAAATACTGTATTGTCTCGTCTTTGATATTCAATTCCTCATCTCTCtactgtttcctgtctctcacACAGAACAAGGTGTCGGGGAGTCGAGGGAATGACGGAAATGTCTCTGGGTTTGGCAGAAGCCCATCTCAGAACAATGGTTCCTTCTAACATAATCCACCTAATTTTCCCTCTTCCATCTATACTCCTTTAATCACTTTCCCCTGATGTCATTGTCCACACTACCCCATcagacattaaacattttgtAGGATGTTGATGAATGAATAAATTACCAAATACAGTTTCTATGGATTCCGTGTGGGCTATGCAGAGATATttcacttttttgttgttgttgttggagtgGGGTGGGAGAGATTTAAAATGTCATACTGTGAATTGAATGTCATCAAGGTACAAATGTTTTTCTACTTGTGGGATAGGAGTAATGCATTTTGTATAGCTTTGTCAGTGTTGGTTCCAACCATTCAttaatttaaaatgtttaaatattaTTTCCAATATCCAGCTATTTATATTGTCCTGTTGATTGAAGGAAAATATTACTGTTGGCTTATATCCTGCTACTGCATTCTAAGAACATAACAATCCCAAATGTACAGTGAAGTATTTTTGTACTTTGAGAATTTTTAATTAAAACGTATTATATGTGGTCTGGTCTCATGTGTAATGATTTTGGATAACATAACGGTTAGCCTAACGAGATACATAAACGTGATTATTGCTGTTTCACAGTAACAGTCATTTTTGTCAAAGAAAAACGtattccctgaccgggaatcgaacccgggccgcggcggtgagagcgccgaatcctaaccactagaccaccagggaaagTTGAGAGATATGAACACAACATAGATTTTAACCTTGAACAAGATACTATACAGTTTATAGGGACAATTGTTACACTAGTCTGATTTCAAACATCTTACAAACactgaaaataaaaatgttgatAATGACATCATGGCATATGCTCTGCTAGAGTTATGAATAATTCCTAAATGCGAAATTCCACGCCATAGCTAGAAAAAATAATTAAAACAGTGAATCAGAACATTCACTGGGTTAAAGTTCGCTGACTTATGCTCAGTTCTTCGTTTTTTATTGTTTCCACAGAATTGACGTGGCAAGGCATTGCAACCAATGATTGCGAATTCATTGAGTGCTTGCCTTGCCTGGTGCAAACGCTGTATAAAAGGGCCCTGTCCACGCCCATGAGCAGCTCGTCCAGTAGGCGTCATATCCTGCACTGTATAAAGCTACCTGCCTTTCGCTCTTCAGTAGCCTGCCTATTCCTACACTAACGACACCATAAAGACCTTGAAGGGTCCTTTCAGAGAATATACCCACAAATGGGCAATAAGAGTGTAATTTAGTGTAATTCACTGATCTTTGCCAACCGACACTCATCCTCAATCCTTTATTGTTTTGCAGCATCACCAAACAAAAAGGTAAGATTGATTTGGTTGCTTTTAGATTAAGGCAAACAATATGGGCCTCTGACTATGCCATCTTCAATGTCAATTGTATAACCCATATTGTCTAATAATGGACAATGTGTTTCCAATCCTATATATTGACCTATTAAAGAAAGAGCTATGGTACTaagttatattgtatttattgtcCTGGCACTAATCATTACAAATGCACATTTCACATTGTCTTTAATAATGTAATAAGTATGTGGTATGTGAATTTTGACTGCTGATGTTTTAGTCTCTTTGCATCTATATTTTGTCTGGATGGTCTGTTGTTTATTATGCACCTGCCAGTGTCACTGTCATTTATTGTGCTGAACGTGAGGTTATATTGTATTGGTCCCCTGCTGGCATTGTCTTTGCTCCCTAGGATCCTTGGGACCTCCCTactctaaaccctaacccttaccctaaccttaaccataacctaatctta
Encoded proteins:
- the LOC139417331 gene encoding tumor protein D54-like isoform X2 — translated: MNRQGCSGENVSPRNISIGISRNGLTNGLSEEDEDDLKMELAKTEDEMQTLRQVLLAKEKYAVDIKRQLGMGPFSEIKHNMSKGWHEVQTSNIALPLPSPPRPSLGHSISVPAMRMRHSNTFKSFEDMVGSVKNKVSGSRGNDGNVSGFGRSPSQNNGSF
- the LOC139417331 gene encoding tumor protein D53 homolog isoform X1 is translated as MNRQGCSGENVSPRNISIGISRNGLTNGLSEEDEDDLKMELAKTEDEMQTLRQVLLAKEKYAVDIKRQLGMGPFSEIKHNMSKGWHEVQTSNMYRMTHDTISHAGQISTAAMSTMGVAITRRLGEMRALPLPSPPRPSLGHSISVPAMRMRHSNTFKSFEDMVGSVKNKVSGSRGNDGNVSGFGRSPSQNNGSF
- the LOC139416684 gene encoding dnaJ homolog subfamily C member 5-like; this translates as MAAQEQARQRSLSTSGESLYIVLGIDKLATPDDIKKSYRKLALKFHPDKNPDNPEASDKFKEINNAHAILNDPTKRNIYDKYGSLGLYVAEQFGEENVNTYFVLSSWWAKALFVFCGLATGCYFCCCLCCCCNCCCGKCKPRPPEGQEPDFYVSPEDLEAQMQSDEREAGGEAILVQPSATETTQLTSDGHHSTYQTDMGFN